Genomic window (Paenibacillus sp. PK3_47):
GCAGCAAAGCCGTAGACTTTCCCGGAAGAGGAAGGTTCGTGACGGGCTACTACCCATGCGGCATCCGGGAGGTAATAGCTGCCTGATGCCCACTCCTCTGTCTGCACGCCTTGTCTCGTCCAGATCAGATTGCGCAGTGCAGGAGCCCAGCGGCTGCAGTGGTCCTCTGTATAGGGAGCCCGAAGCCCGTCCGGCGGTGAGTCGACACCCGGAAACCGGTCCGCCAGATAATGGGACAGGCCCATATGTATGCGGATCCGGGGCAGCGAATCGGAAAAGTTGGCCACAAGACTGCCGCCGATGAAGCATTTCTGCTGGAACAGGGCGATGCTGCGGACCTTGTCATTTTGGAACCAGTCCAGCCTTCCACCGCTTCTTGCCCGCAGCAGATCGCTGTAATACGTAAAATATCCAAATCCATAATTCCAGTAGCCAAGTCCCTCTGTACACGCTCCGTCCTCACCGAAGCCCTCCAGATAGTAATGCATGCTGCGTTCTGTCCGGAGCAGAATATGGCTCAGCTTATCCGGGTCATCCAGCGCAAGCATTGCGGCTGCCCCGATCGAACCTGCACAGACGGCAGACCAGTTATGCCTCGCAGTCTCCCAATGGTAAGGGCCGTACGTAAGGAAAGGCAGAAATATTCTGCGCTGAACCTCATCCTGTATCCGGGTGCGCAGCAGCGGTGTCAGCCGTTCGCCCAGCAGCAGCGCTATTTCGCTTAAGGAAAAACCGGTCTCCGCCGAAAACAGATCAATGTGCCTTTCAATCTCGCTGATCGCAAAATCCGCAGGCAGATGGGCAGGCAAACACCAGCTGAACTCCCCGCAGACAGACCACAGGATGTCCTCCAGCCTCCCCAGATGTACCGGATTGTCCGGCTCCAGCAACACAAGAAATGTATACGTATTCAATCTTCTTCTCCGTTCAAAATAAACCCGTTCGTACTCCAGCCTGGATCCTGTGCGGGCAAAGGCTATGAATAGAGAAAAAGTCAGTTCCGGAATATCGAGATGATCCAGCCGCAGGCCCTCAGCCCGGATTTCAGCAATCCTGTCCTGCCATTCTGCGGATTGTGCCGCCCGTTTCCAGAAAGCCTCCTGGCTTTCCCGCGGATAATAATGGCTGATTTGCAGCGGCGTTTCCTTACGAATCATATCGAGAAGCTCCTGTTGATTCATATCTGCTCCCACCTCTCCTTACTGCCGATATTACAGCGCATGATCACG
Coding sequences:
- a CDS encoding heparinase II/III family protein; this encodes MNQQELLDMIRKETPLQISHYYPRESQEAFWKRAAQSAEWQDRIAEIRAEGLRLDHLDIPELTFSLFIAFARTGSRLEYERVYFERRRRLNTYTFLVLLEPDNPVHLGRLEDILWSVCGEFSWCLPAHLPADFAISEIERHIDLFSAETGFSLSEIALLLGERLTPLLRTRIQDEVQRRIFLPFLTYGPYHWETARHNWSAVCAGSIGAAAMLALDDPDKLSHILLRTERSMHYYLEGFGEDGACTEGLGYWNYGFGYFTYYSDLLRARSGGRLDWFQNDKVRSIALFQQKCFIGGSLVANFSDSLPRIRIHMGLSHYLADRFPGVDSPPDGLRAPYTEDHCSRWAPALRNLIWTRQGVQTEEWASGSYYLPDAAWVVARHEPSSSGKVYGFAAKGGHNDEPHNHNDLGHFILAGGGEIYAADLGSGEYTADYFGAGRYQYACNGAQGHSVPVINGRYQSAGREYAAEVLHASAAPDKDELVVELSGAYETPGLKSLVRSLVWHKEPLPRLELCDEYSCEGAPESWTERFVTWRRPELLEAGTVLLPGSAGGGVEVHYDDKLVQPEITAREYRDHSGRETLWHTLDFHVLHPGPEGRLAFTFQFLS